From the Brachyhypopomus gauderio isolate BG-103 unplaced genomic scaffold, BGAUD_0.2 sc110, whole genome shotgun sequence genome, the window GAGATGTAGTTAGCTAGCTGTTACCTAGCAGTAAGGTGTAGACAGTGAGGTTTATTTAGCTAGCTGTTACCTAGCAGTACGGTGTAGTTAGCTAGCTGTTACCTAGCAGTGAGGTGTAGTCTGTGAGGTTTAGTTAGCTAGCTGTTACCTAGTAGTGGGGTTTAATTAGCTAGCTGTTACCTAGCAGTGAGGTATAGTTAGCTAGCTGTTACCTAGCAGTGAGGGGTAGTCAGAGGTTTATTTAGCTAGCTGTTACCTAGCAGTGAGGTGTAGTCAATGTCTGTGAGATGTAGTCAGTGAGGTGTAGTTAGCTAGTTGTTACCCAGCAGTGAGGTGTTGTCAGTGAGGTGTATTTACCTAGTTGTTACGTAGCAGTGAGGTGTAGACAGTGAGGTTTATTTAGCTAGCTCTTACCTAGCAGTGAGGTTTAGTTAGCTAGCTCTTACCTAGCAGTGATGTGTAGTTAGCTAGCTCTTACCTAGCAGTGAGGTGTAGTTAGCTAGCTCTTACCTAGCAGTGAGGTGTAGTCAGTGAGGTGTAGTTAGCTAGCGGGTACCTAGCAGTGAGGTGTAGTCAGTGAGGTGTAGTTAGCTAGCTCTTACCTAGCAGTGAGGTGTAGTTAGCTAGCTGTTACCTAGCAGTGAGGTGTAGTCAGTGAGGTGTAGTTAGCAAGCGGTTACCAGTCAGTGAGGTGTAGTTAGCTAGAGGTTACCTAGCAGTGAGGTGTAGTCAGTGAGGTGTAGTTAGCTAGCGGTTACCTAACAGTGAGGTGTAGTCAGTGAGGTGTAGTTAGCTAGCTCTTACCTAGCAGTGAGGTGTAGTTAGCTAGCTGTTACCTAGCAGTGAGGTGTAGTCAGTGAGGTGTAGTTAGCTAGCGGTTACCTAGCAGTGAGGTGTAGTCAGTGAGGTGTAGTTAGCTAGCGGTTACCTAGCAGTGAGGTGTAGTCAGTGAGGTGTAGTTAGCTAGCGGTTACCTAACAGTGAGGTGTAGTCAGTGAGGTGTAGTTAGCTAGCGGTTACCTAGCAGTGAGGTGTAGTCAGTGAGGTGTAGTTAGCTAGCGGTTACCTAGCAGTGAGGTGTAGTCGACACGCTGTTTGACTTTGGCCTCCTGCACCAGAACGGCAGCAGACATGGTGAGAAGGAGCTGCCGTGGCCGTGCACGGAAACCATGACGATCATACTTAGTTACTGCCACACCGTactgaagagagggaggaaatgAGAAGGAGGCAAGGAGAGGAAGGaaggaatggagagagagagagagggagggagggagagagggatagtgAAGTATTTCTGTTTCTGTATGTAGTAATTCTGCTTATCTGTGTTTGGGCTATGCTGCATGATTTTGTCGTATCAATGAAGCTCCTGAAACTGAAACGTTGAATAATTTTACCTTTTACTAGTTAACAGCTATAATCACTTCTGACACACCCACGCTGacacacccacgctcacactcacacacccaaacaccatattcaaacacacactccataaCCACACTTACCTTCACTTTGTTATCACTTCCAAGAGTTTGCCGCACTTTGAGATTGATCTCTTCATTTTCTGTGTAGACagacacagaagacacagaCTGACTCTCTGGAGTGCagattatatattattaaattTATATAGGGgagggggtgaatgtgtgtgtgcgtgcacgtgtgtgtgtgtgtgtgtgtgtgtgtgtgtgtgtgttgacattACCTAGTCTTGTGCCTACAAACAGTCTGGGTACACTCTGAGGGTAATTGTCTTTCTGCCCCTTAAACATGTCACTGGCCACAACCTTCTGTTCCAGCTGTGCAAAACAGAAAAGTCATTGCAccaaatgcatgtgtgtgtgtgtgtgtgtgtgtgtgtgtgttttacaaacATATTTTAATGTTTCACCTGACTCTTCCACTCAGGCTGGACTTTCCTGCAATAGTCATTCACAAGGTTGCGTATGCAGAGGTGGTGGAGATATGCAGAGGCCTGTAGGGGGCGCCAGAGAGACCGCAGTGCTGCATTAGACACCTACACattttatatactgtattaTTAAGAACTAGTTACTAAAGACATTAAGATACTTATTCTAAGGGAAAAAAGTCAAATGTCTGCATGCAGCTGTGAGTTGTTCATGAGGAGATTGGAGGAAATGGGAGTAGATCATTAGGAGATTGGAGTAGATTAGAGGAGATCATGAGGAGTTCATGAGGAGACCGTGAGGAGATCATGAGGAGATCAGAGGAGACTGTGAGTTGTTCGTGAGGAGAATGAAGAAGATCGTGAGGAGATCATAAGAAAAGCTTGAGGAGATTGTGAGGAGATTATGGGGTGTTTGTGAGGTGATTGTGTACATttctgtatatttgtgtgtgtacatctctgggtgattgtgtgtatttgcgcatgcacatgtgtgtgttcatgtatttaCCTGCGTACGTGcatatgtttttgtgtgtgtgtgtgtttccacctCTGTGAGCAAGGGTGGTGGTCTGGGccaggatttgtgtgtgtgtgtgtgtgtgtgtgtgtgtatacctctGTGAGCGAGGGTGGTGGTCTTGGCCCGgttttgtgtgggtgggtgtgtgtgtgtgtgtgtgtacctctgtgAGTGAGAGCGGGGGTCTAggccaggtgtttgtgtgtgtgtgtgtgtttacctctaTGAGCGAGAGCGGGGGTCTGggccaggtgtttgtgtgtgtgtgtgtgtgtgtgtgtgtgtgtttacctctaTGAGCGAGGGCGGGGGTCTGggccaggtgtttgtgtgtgtgtgtgtgtgtgtgtgtgtgtgtgtgtttacctctaTGAGCGAGGGCGGGGGTCTGggccaggtgtttgtgtgtgtgtgtgtgtgtgtgtgtgtgtgtgtgtgtgtgtttacctctaTGAGCGAGGGCGGGGGTCtgggccaggtgtgtgtgtgtgtgtgtgtgtgtgtgtgtgtgtgtgtgtgtgtgtgtgtgtgtgtgtgtgtgtgtgtgtgtttacctctaTGAGCGAGGGCGGGGGTCTGggccaggtgagtgtgtgtgtgtgtgtgtgtgtgtgtgtgtgtttacctctaTGAGCGAGGGCGGGGGTCTGGGCCAGGTTTTGTCCAGAACACTCTTTGGCAGGTTCCGTTTAACTGTCATTAAGTAAGAGAACCTCACGTGATCCAGGAAGTACTCATTGCCAGGACAACGAGGCTCATTCCTAAGAATGAATCCTTTTAtgaacctgagagagagagacagagagatgagaaACAGACAGATGAGAAACAGACGGTAGAACCATGTTGATCTAACTACTGACTGAAGGATGGACTGACTGACTAACATATTCATATTTTCTCTATCCATTCTCTCCTATTCACTCActctagggttggggttagcttagcttgctctctctcactcccattctctctctctctctctctctctctctctctctgtaacacacactcacgtgcgGATGGTGTCTGCAGCTCGTCTGCGACGTTTGGCCCTCCTGCGACCTTTGACCCCTCTCCACCATGACTGGATCACGATTGCTTTAAGCAGAGATACCATTAGGCacacgcacaaatacacacacacacacacacacacacacacacacacacacacacacacacacacacacacactcacactgccaTACTCCTCCAGCCTCACTATCTACCTAATGGAGAAGCAGACACACTGGCTACATGGACTAGCAGGGCCCCCGAGGAGCAGGGGCTCCCTCTCCAGTCCGGGGCCCCCAGAGAGGttctcctcacccctcaccacTCACTTGCTCAGCAGGGATCTGGACCCAGATATGGGTAAAGCTGCCTTGTGACAATGCATTTTGCAAAA encodes:
- the LOC143497415 gene encoding unconventional myosin-Ic-like, coding for TKIFIRFPKTLFLTEDALEIQKKTIAITLQKCWRGYRERAKYQRIRHAAIVIQSWWRGVKGRRRAKRRRRAADTIRTFIKGFILRNEPRCPGNEYFLDHVRFSYLMTVKRNLPKSVLDKTWPRPPPSLIEASAYLHHLCIRNLVNDYCRKVQPEWKSQLEQKVVASDMFKGQKDNYPQSVPRLFVGTRLENEEINLKVRQTLGSDNKVKYGVAVTKYDRHGFRARPRQLLLTMSAAVLVQEAKVKQRVDYTSLLGVSVSCLSDGFFVLHLPTADTKQKGDLVLQCDHVIEAVTKLAIMADKIHNVNISQDSIKFAVARGKEGVIDFTSGAELRVLKTKNGHLAVTAPRISSSV